One Longimicrobiaceae bacterium genomic window, GCACGCGTGCCGGATGACGCGGACGCCGTAACGGTCGTCCTCACCACCGCGCCCGACGGCGAGACGGCGGAGCGGATCGCCCGGGCACTGGTGGGCGAGGGGCTGATCGCCTGCGCGAACGTGGTGCCGGGCGTCACGTCCATCTACCGGTGGGAGGGCGAGGTCCGGCGGGACGGCGAGGTGCTGGTGGTGATGAAGACCACGCGCGGGCGCCTAGCCGCGCTGTTCGGGCGGGCGGCCGAGCTCCACCCGTACGAGGTGCCGGAGCTGCTGGCGCTGGACGTGAGTGCAGGGCTGCCGGCGTACGGCCGGTGGGTGGCGGATGAAACCCAGGCGGGAGTCAGGGGAGACGGCGAGCCCCCCCGCGCAACCAGGATCGAGAATGCCGCGCAAGAGTAAGGCGACGACGGGCGAGGATCAGGCGGCGGCGGCCCCGGCCGGCGACGACGCGGAGGCGCAGGCCGCCTTGGCTGCGGCCGAGAGCGACGCGGCGCGCGACCTGGCCGCGCGCTTCGAGAAGGCCGACGCGCTCGCCGCCGCGGGCGACCTGGCCGGCGCCGCCGAGGCGTACGCCGCCCTCGCCGCCGGGCCCGCGGAAAGCGTGCGCGCGCTGCTGGGTCTGGGCGCCGCGCTGGCGGCGCAGGGCAAGTACGACGCCGCCGAGAAGGAGCTGCGCCGCGCCCTGAAGCTCGCCCCGGAGCTGCCGGAGGTGCACCAGCAGCTGGGCGCCACGCTGTACAAGCGCGGGGTGTACGCCGCCGCCGCCACCGCTCTCCGCCGCGCCGTGGAACTGGACCCGGAGGCCGCCACGTCGTACGTCATTCTCGGCGAGGCGCTGAACCAGATGGCCGAGTCCGACCAGGCCATCGAGGCGCTGGAGCACGCCGTGCGCATCCACCCGGACAGCGCGCGCGCCTACTACGCCATGGGCATCGCCTACGACCGCAAGGGCAACCCCGACCGCGCGGCGGAGATGTACCGCCTCTCCCGCGAGGT contains:
- the cutA gene encoding divalent-cation tolerance protein CutA, producing the protein ARVPDDADAVTVVLTTAPDGETAERIARALVGEGLIACANVVPGVTSIYRWEGEVRRDGEVLVVMKTTRGRLAALFGRAAELHPYEVPELLALDVSAGLPAYGRWVADETQAGVRGDGEPPRATRIENAAQE
- a CDS encoding tetratricopeptide repeat protein, with translation MPRKSKATTGEDQAAAAPAGDDAEAQAALAAAESDAARDLAARFEKADALAAAGDLAGAAEAYAALAAGPAESVRALLGLGAALAAQGKYDAAEKELRRALKLAPELPEVHQQLGATLYKRGVYAAAATALRRAVELDPEAATSYVILGEALNQMAESDQAIEALEHAVRIHPDSARAYYAMGIAYDRKGNPDRAAEMYRLSREVANGR